AACTGCACAATCTGATTTTGAGTACCTTTATTTTTGACACAATTCAGGGTGCAATTCTTTCTGGAGCATTGCCAGGGTTGCAAGAAAAGGTATAAATAATGTCTTTTATTTAGCTCTTTCTGTTTGTAAAATGAAAATGCTGTCACAATTCGAATCCTAATATTATAATTACTGGTGTTTAAATTAAACATTCCTTTATGATGATTATTGATAATTACTTGATTTGATTTTGGCAGGGAGTGGCACTTACAAAGGTGCCCAAAATAAAATATCTGATAATAATTGGAGGGGCTCAATTTAAGAATGAATCAGTCGCCGAAAAAGCTTATTCATCGTCTATTACATGCCCGTCCGTTCACTTCTTAGGTATTTTCTGTCCCTACATGGTGTatgttttcttttttaatttaaaaaaaaaaaacgtgTTGTGCAAATTAAAAGACACGTTATTTTGCTTTTTTTAAATGTTTGGTTAACACGTGGCCTATATTCATCAAACTTGATTCTTTGTTCAACTAGGACTAGCCAACTACTATATATATTCTCGTCAATTGGGGCAGCTCAATAAATCAACTTTGTTAAGAAATTTATAGAATGAATTCAAATTAAGTATTTGTAAAGGCATACCATGAAACACAATTTAAATTGCTAGTTTCAATTATTTTTTAGTCATCGTATGTTATGGGTAATTAAAATATTCCTAATTGTGGGTCAAAAACTAATACTCCCGCCGTTCACTTTTATTTGCCCATTATTCTAAaaataagttttttattttacttGTCTGCTTTCGCAtattaagagaaaaataatttatttttctgtTTTGCCCTTCgcattaattactcattccaaATCATGTTCCAAATCCATTAAGACTATATACctattaatatgggtatcatggtaaattatgtaatttatttattatttttaaaggaGTATGCAAAGtcaatagtggacaagtaaaagtgaacggtgAAAGTATCTTGTTAATCTAATTAATGCGTCCTAGAATTTTTAAATTAAGTCAAGAATTACACGTCAATTTCTGTCCTTGATTTCATCACATTTGTGTCGATGTTATTATTGTTAGAGGAATTGTTAGGGGATCCAAGAGGATATGCCTTGGTAGTATGTAAAAAGGAATTATTACTAATATAGTTCCGATGTCAGTCAAAAGTTGGAGATATCAACCCTAGCCCTGTAATAAAATAGTTATGATCTCTTTTTAATTGACTTATTTAGCTCGCATTAGCTGAAAAATTTAATGACTCCAACATGCATTTATTATATTGGACTTGGAGGGGGGAGGTTGGGGtgggggtttgggggggggggggagggggggttctGTTGCCTAACTTCAATATGTTAATTATTATCGCCAACAGCATATAGAAAAATTGGGTTTAATATATACTGAGAAAACTATCCGTATTTTAACAtgttaaaatatattatttttaataaataattgtgaaaaaaaatatatatgaagAATACGATAATAACAGGCTATTAATTGATATTGTAGGTGAGCAAGATTACCTGAAGAAGTATGGGATAGAACTGTTGGAATCATATGTTGATCCAGTGGTGATTCATCATCCTAAGGGCCACACTATACCAAGATTTGGTAATCCTCCTAACATATTTATTAGCTTAACTTCATTTAATGTAGCCAATGTCgtttaacaacaataacaaataccatcttcttctttttttcagatGAGAAAGGATTAGagaccatgcttagctttatcgAAAAGGTGCAAGCAGAGATTAGCAAGTgaataatttaagaaaatcatTTTTTTTGGGTGGAGCTTTGCCCTCCttttttctaaatttttaaaatataaattgcTTCTAATAATTACAGTTCTTATGTTGTATGGAAGAAAATACTAGCCTTATTAGAAAGATGAAAGATTCATGGCCATGCTATTGTTTCTATGTGGTGTGGCAGTGATTATTTTAGATCCTTAATGTATTTCTCTTGGTTAAATAAAATCCTTGttcatttttttatttgttgCTTAATATCAAATTAAAGTGCAAACATTGCATCCTTATTTTCTTTAAAGTAAAGCTTCCTTGCTAGTTGGAACTTGGATGGAAAACAAGTTATTTCTCATTATTagattatttatcattctattttaATACGTACACTCTATAAAGCAACAATCTCAATTTTCTACTTTAGTTTACCACTTTAATTTTTGCTAATTTGTGCAACTTTATTCGTTCGACTTTTTATAAAAATATCGGAAAAGGGTTAAGTGCCCGTGTTGTTTGGCAAATGCTTTAAATTTGGCTCTGTTCACCTTTTGGTTCAAAAATACACACAACGTTATCTTTCGATCTAAAATAACCCCGCGACTAACATAATACTGTGTGATCCTTTTTTTAATGTGTTGGCATCATTTTATTGGGGACACGTGGCTTTTCATTTTTGGATTAAATAAACCCGCCCCATATCATTCGACTTCTTCCTCACCGTGATTCAAGCTCAAACATCAGTTCTTAGTATTGCAGCAGCTTTGCAATGAAAAGTGAATTAAGGTTACCCCAAATCAGCTTAAACCTTCTCAAACTTCAGATTTAGATCCTTACAATTTGTTAGGATTGGAAATCCGGATAGtgtggaatttagccaaacaacggtataataacaataacaaagacaatgaaaaTTGATAACAACgataattaaagtagataaagaagacacaaatttaacgtggttcggtcaaagtgacctacgttcacaagcggagaggagcaatttactataacaataagagttcaaaagagagtacaaaattagagtaaacactctaattaatcccaaataccctaagagaataacctcacaagatcactccaaagaaagggtccACACAAGTGCTttccaacacttaactctcatacaaaacactcttagtaaaggaagaaacaagaaatgaagactcaagtcttgttggtgtgtctaaaatgaactaattgccttcccttttataggcaaaaaagtcttggcctcttaggtgtaaaagaagagatacaacttgtgcaaatgatgtccaccacataattcaatatttttgggtcccaaagaatattaccaacaaagtctacactttgcaaagatgcttgtGCTTAtatgagatggactccattagccaaaatattggccataattacaaattttcaccttggcctaattttagctgatatagtaaattttctCCACCTTCTCCACAAAAgtcccaatgggcatatgtcaaaatttaatgccatcaaaatcagataaGTTGTCTGATACTAAAACTGTAGTaaggcctataacagtggatcccTATAAAATATACAACGAatcagatctgtgtgctttcatgatcacaagagcaccgtgagaaactttcagaactccaccttcacctgtgtacttgcacccaagagattctagagtgcccaaagagatgagatttttcttcaagtcaggaacatgtctaacatcagtgagaattctcaccacaccatcgtgcattttgattcagactgtacctttttcaaaaactttgcaggcggcattgttgcccatcaagacaactccacctctaatagattcatatgtggtaaataaataccGATtatgacacatatgataagaacaacctgAATCTAAAATctac
This region of Nicotiana tomentosiformis chromosome 4, ASM39032v3, whole genome shotgun sequence genomic DNA includes:
- the LOC104084664 gene encoding uncharacterized protein, yielding MGSEGDADANQRKPRFLCLHGFRTSGQILKKQVFDKWPTQVVENLDLVFVDAPFPCQGKSEVEGIFDPPYYEWFQFNKEFTEYQNFDKCLAYIEECFIKHGPFDGLLGFSQGAILSGALPGLQEKGVALTKVPKIKYLIIIGGAQFKNESVAEKAYSSSITCPSVHFLGEQDYLKKYGIELLESYVDPVVIHHPKGHTIPRFDEKGLETMLSFIEKVQAEISK